The proteins below come from a single Candidatus Rokuibacteriota bacterium genomic window:
- a CDS encoding 2-oxoacid:acceptor oxidoreductase subunit alpha, whose protein sequence is MSDTVMPAPAVAKPRRTLTRAVIRFAGDSGDGIQVTGEQFTTEAAWAGNDISTLPNFPAEIRAPAGTLFGVSSFQLQFGSQRVYTPGDQLDTLVVMNPAALKVHVADLKPGGILIVNTAAFDQRNLEKAGYPKDEKGEPKNPLADPGLAEKYRLYQVDIGAMTKKSLEDLPLNTKEKERCKNFFALGLVSWIYTRPLDPTLDAIKQRFAKNPTFVEANIRVLKAGHAFGETAEMFSEHYGIEAAEMPPGVYRSMTGNRALAWGLLAAAERTKIPIVFGAYPITPASSILEELALHKRWRVRTFQAEDEIAAVTSAIGASFGGALGVTASSGPGIALKGEGIGLAVMAELPLVIFDIQRGGPSTGLPTKTEQADLMQALYGRNSECPIVVIAPCTPGDCFYIAYEAVRIAIKYMVPVMVLSDGYLANGSEPWLIPDVKTLPDIPVSFRTEKDGFAPYLRDAATLARPWVRPGTPGLEHRIGGIEKQDVTGNISYEADNHDHMVRTRAEKVRRVAQEIPPTVVNGKESGDVLVVGWGGTYGAITAAVEEAQMEGKAVASVHIRHLNPLPPDLGQILRQYRRVLVPEINSGQLVRVLRAEYLVDAVGFNRVRGMPLASQEILEAINQLLEAKE, encoded by the coding sequence ATGAGTGACACCGTAATGCCTGCTCCCGCGGTCGCCAAGCCGCGCCGGACGCTGACTCGCGCGGTCATCCGCTTCGCCGGTGACTCCGGCGACGGCATCCAGGTCACGGGTGAGCAGTTCACCACCGAGGCGGCCTGGGCCGGCAACGACATCTCGACCCTGCCGAACTTCCCGGCCGAGATCCGCGCGCCCGCCGGCACCCTCTTCGGGGTGTCGAGCTTCCAGCTGCAGTTCGGCAGCCAGCGGGTCTACACGCCGGGCGACCAGCTCGATACGCTCGTCGTGATGAACCCCGCGGCGCTGAAGGTGCACGTGGCCGATCTCAAGCCGGGCGGCATCCTCATCGTGAACACGGCCGCCTTCGACCAGCGCAACCTGGAGAAGGCCGGCTACCCGAAGGATGAGAAGGGCGAGCCGAAGAACCCGCTCGCCGACCCGGGCCTGGCCGAGAAGTACCGCCTCTACCAGGTGGACATCGGCGCGATGACGAAAAAGTCGCTCGAAGACCTGCCGCTCAACACCAAGGAGAAGGAGCGCTGCAAGAACTTCTTCGCCCTCGGGCTCGTCTCCTGGATCTACACGCGGCCCCTCGACCCGACGCTCGACGCCATCAAGCAGCGCTTCGCCAAGAACCCGACCTTCGTCGAGGCCAATATCCGGGTGCTCAAGGCCGGCCACGCATTCGGCGAGACCGCCGAGATGTTCTCCGAGCACTACGGCATCGAGGCGGCCGAGATGCCGCCGGGCGTGTACCGCAGCATGACGGGCAACCGGGCGCTCGCCTGGGGACTGCTCGCCGCGGCGGAGAGGACGAAGATCCCGATCGTCTTCGGCGCCTACCCGATCACGCCGGCCTCGAGCATCCTCGAGGAGTTGGCGCTGCACAAGCGCTGGCGGGTGCGCACGTTCCAGGCCGAGGACGAGATCGCCGCCGTTACCTCCGCCATCGGCGCGTCCTTCGGCGGCGCTCTCGGAGTCACGGCCTCGAGCGGCCCCGGCATCGCCCTCAAGGGCGAAGGCATCGGGCTCGCGGTGATGGCCGAGCTGCCGCTCGTGATCTTCGACATCCAGCGGGGCGGCCCCAGCACGGGCCTGCCGACCAAGACCGAGCAGGCCGACCTGATGCAGGCCCTGTACGGCCGCAACAGCGAGTGCCCCATCGTCGTCATCGCGCCGTGTACGCCCGGCGACTGCTTCTACATCGCCTACGAGGCGGTGCGGATCGCGATCAAGTACATGGTGCCGGTGATGGTGCTCTCGGACGGGTACTTGGCCAACGGCTCCGAGCCCTGGCTCATCCCGGACGTCAAGACGCTGCCCGACATCCCGGTCTCGTTCCGGACCGAGAAGGACGGGTTCGCTCCCTACTTGCGCGATGCGGCGACCCTGGCGCGGCCGTGGGTGCGCCCCGGTACGCCGGGGCTCGAGCACCGGATCGGCGGCATCGAGAAGCAGGACGTCACGGGCAACATCTCCTACGAGGCCGACAACCACGACCACATGGTGCGCACGCGCGCCGAGAAGGTCCGGCGGGTCGCGCAGGAGATCCCGCCGACGGTTGTCAACGGCAAGGAATCCGGCGACGTGCTCGTGGTCGGCTGGGGCGGTACGTACGGGGCCATTACCGCGGCTGTCGAGGAAGCGCAGATGGAGGGCAAGGCGGTCGCCTCCGTCCACATCCGCCACCTGAACCCGCTGCCGCCAGATCTCGGCCAGATCCTGCGCCAGTACCGGCGGGTCCTCGTGCCCGAGATCAACAGCGGCCAGCTCGTGCGGGTGCTCCGGGCCGAGTACCTCGTGGACGCCGTCGGGTTCAACCGCGTCCGCGGCATGCCGCTGGCCAGCCAGGAGATCCTCGAGGCCATCAACCAACTTCTGGAGGCGAAGGAGTGA
- a CDS encoding 2-oxoacid:ferredoxin oxidoreductase subunit beta, which yields MSTVTGTPGAAPKYTKKDFESDQDVRWCPGCGDYAILSAMQKTMPGLGIPKEDIVFISGIGCSSRFPYYMDTYGFHTIHGRAPAIATGLKLARPELKVFVITGDGDGLSIGGNHLLHVLRRNVDVTILLFNNKIYGLTKGQYSPTSELGKVTKSTPMGSADRPVSPCAFALAAGATFVARTVDRSIAHMEETFRRAAQHKGAAFVEILQNCNVYNDLAWNVLYDKDSKALYECRLEHGKPITFGPADDRRGLVLEGLKPKVVKVKDVAEGTLWVHDATDRATAMLLAQLWAPEYPVPVGVLLNLEGEATYEEIVIQQEQKAISERGPGDVAKLLVSGETWKIG from the coding sequence GTGAGCACGGTCACGGGCACGCCCGGAGCGGCGCCGAAGTACACCAAGAAGGACTTCGAGTCCGACCAGGACGTGCGCTGGTGCCCCGGCTGCGGGGACTACGCCATCCTGAGCGCGATGCAGAAGACGATGCCGGGTCTCGGCATCCCGAAGGAGGACATCGTGTTCATCTCAGGGATCGGCTGCTCAAGCCGCTTCCCGTACTACATGGACACGTACGGCTTTCACACGATCCACGGGCGGGCGCCGGCCATCGCCACCGGGCTCAAGCTGGCGAGGCCGGAGCTCAAGGTCTTCGTGATCACGGGCGACGGCGACGGCCTCTCGATCGGCGGCAACCATCTGCTGCACGTGCTGCGGCGGAATGTGGACGTCACGATCCTGCTCTTCAACAACAAGATCTACGGCCTCACCAAGGGCCAGTACTCGCCGACGAGCGAGCTGGGCAAGGTGACCAAGTCCACGCCCATGGGCTCGGCCGACCGTCCCGTCAGCCCATGCGCCTTCGCCCTGGCGGCCGGCGCCACCTTCGTCGCCCGCACCGTGGACCGGAGCATCGCGCACATGGAGGAGACGTTCAGACGCGCCGCCCAGCACAAGGGCGCGGCCTTCGTCGAGATCCTCCAGAACTGCAACGTCTACAACGACCTCGCGTGGAACGTGCTCTACGACAAGGACTCCAAGGCCCTCTACGAGTGCAGGCTCGAGCACGGCAAGCCCATCACGTTCGGACCGGCAGACGACCGGCGCGGCCTCGTGCTGGAAGGCCTCAAGCCCAAGGTTGTCAAGGTCAAGGACGTGGCGGAGGGCACGCTCTGGGTCCACGACGCGACCGACCGTGCCACCGCCATGCTGCTCGCCCAGCTGTGGGCGCCCGAATACCCCGTCCCCGTGGGCGTGCTCCTGAATCTCGAGGGCGAGGCCACGTACGAAGAGATCGTGATTCAGCAGGAGCAGAAGGCCATATCGGAGCGCGGCCCGGGCGATGTCGCGAAGCTCTTGGTCTCGGGCGAGACCTGGAAAATAGGTTAA
- a CDS encoding FAD-linked oxidase C-terminal domain-containing protein, with translation MAYECDMHTFYKGAPDVVVLPETTAQVALLVRLCRREHVALVPRGSGTGLIGGAMAPHGGVMVSLTRMNRILELDFANRCATVQPGLINLWLSQATRDAGYYFAPDPSSQMVSSIGGNASTNAGGPHCLKYGITVNHVLGLEVVTGAGEILSVGGKAHDHPGYDLTGALVGGEGTLGLLTAITVRLLHVPAGVRTLLASFSAIDDASEAVSAIVAAGIIPAALEMIDETFVRAINEGVGAGYPKGAGAVLLIELDGPAAEIEAQAGRIVQICRDHAALEIRVAQDEAERALLWKGRKEAAGVVGRMSPAWILQDAVVPRSRLPEIMREVQAIGARHRLVIANVFHAGDGNLHPMILYNDLEPGELERAILANDELLRACLTMGGSVTGEHGVGLDKASSMPLQFGDADLNFMARFRRVFDPDGIMNPGKLLPSHPACGEGFRPSVPRLPAGAWV, from the coding sequence ATGGCGTACGAGTGCGACATGCATACGTTCTACAAGGGCGCGCCCGACGTGGTGGTGCTGCCTGAGACGACGGCGCAGGTCGCCCTGCTGGTGCGCCTCTGCCGGCGCGAGCACGTCGCCCTGGTACCGCGGGGCTCGGGCACGGGGCTGATCGGCGGCGCCATGGCGCCCCATGGCGGTGTCATGGTCTCGCTGACGCGGATGAACCGGATCCTCGAGCTGGATTTCGCCAACCGCTGCGCGACCGTCCAGCCCGGGCTCATCAACCTGTGGCTGTCCCAGGCCACCCGAGACGCCGGCTACTACTTCGCCCCGGATCCCTCCAGCCAGATGGTCTCCTCCATCGGCGGCAACGCTTCGACCAACGCGGGCGGCCCGCACTGCCTCAAGTACGGCATCACGGTCAATCACGTGCTGGGGCTCGAGGTCGTCACGGGGGCGGGGGAGATCCTGTCGGTGGGCGGCAAAGCGCACGACCACCCGGGCTACGACCTCACGGGCGCGCTCGTGGGCGGCGAAGGGACGCTCGGACTGCTGACGGCGATCACCGTGCGGCTCCTCCACGTGCCCGCCGGCGTCCGGACCCTGCTCGCGTCCTTCTCCGCAATCGACGACGCCTCGGAGGCGGTCTCGGCCATCGTGGCGGCGGGCATCATCCCGGCGGCGCTCGAGATGATCGACGAGACCTTCGTCCGCGCCATCAACGAGGGCGTCGGCGCGGGCTATCCCAAGGGCGCGGGCGCCGTGCTGCTGATCGAGCTCGACGGCCCCGCGGCGGAAATCGAGGCCCAGGCGGGGCGCATCGTGCAGATCTGCCGGGACCACGCCGCTCTCGAGATCCGGGTCGCCCAGGACGAGGCCGAGCGGGCGCTGCTCTGGAAGGGGCGCAAGGAGGCCGCCGGCGTGGTCGGCCGCATGTCGCCCGCCTGGATCCTGCAGGACGCCGTGGTGCCGCGCTCGCGGCTGCCGGAGATCATGCGGGAGGTGCAGGCCATCGGCGCGCGGCACCGACTCGTCATCGCCAACGTCTTCCACGCGGGCGACGGCAACCTCCACCCGATGATCCTCTACAACGACCTCGAGCCCGGCGAGCTCGAGCGGGCCATCCTGGCCAACGACGAGCTGCTGCGCGCGTGCCTCACCATGGGCGGCAGCGTCACCGGCGAGCACGGCGTCGGACTCGACAAGGCCTCGAGCATGCCGCTCCAGTTCGGCGACGCCGATCTGAACTTCATGGCGCGCTTCAGGCGCGTTTTCGATCCCGACGGGATCATGAACCCCGGCAAGCTCTTGCCCTCGCACCCGGCCTGCGGCGAAGGCTTCAGGCCGTCCGTCCCCCGGCTTCCGGCCGGCGCCTGGGTCTGA
- a CDS encoding FAD-binding oxidoreductase yields the protein MAVSAPALGDAFAAIVGGEHLTTAPSQLAAAAVEGVPPRWLARPGSLDEVGRVMSLASVEGLAVAPRGSGSALDLGAPPARLDVILDLSRLTGVLEYVPADMVATVQAGVTLDLLARELCKHGQMLALDPYGGGSRSVGGVLATNASGQRRFRYGTGRDLLLGARFVQADGTVTWGGSKVVKSVTGYDIPKLLTGSLGTLGVIVEATLRLHPVQPASGSWLFSFTSREAAGSLAAAVLASSLEPERLAWLNAGALERVGSERAEAALAVSVATVAEAVTSQGALLGSMASRLGARVSALDEGFWTRVGGGLASSTVVKLASEIRRLPFWAGEVERVISRHGLTVSLVGEAGNGILRAAVEGSVSPDTWAREIVAPLREALAAEGGSLVVERAPLDLKRAADVWGPVPETALAVMRRLKTEFDPRGVLNPGRFVGGL from the coding sequence GTGGCCGTCTCGGCTCCGGCGCTCGGGGACGCGTTCGCCGCCATCGTCGGCGGCGAGCATCTCACCACGGCCCCATCGCAGCTCGCGGCCGCGGCGGTCGAGGGAGTGCCCCCGCGCTGGCTCGCCCGACCGGGTTCCCTTGACGAGGTCGGCAGGGTGATGTCCCTCGCATCCGTCGAGGGGCTGGCGGTCGCCCCACGGGGCAGCGGCTCGGCGCTCGATCTCGGAGCGCCACCGGCCCGGCTGGACGTGATTCTTGACCTCTCGCGCCTCACGGGTGTTCTCGAGTATGTCCCCGCCGATATGGTGGCGACGGTGCAGGCGGGCGTCACGCTCGATCTGCTGGCCCGCGAGCTGTGCAAGCACGGGCAGATGCTGGCGCTGGACCCCTACGGCGGTGGCTCGCGCAGCGTGGGCGGCGTGCTCGCGACGAATGCCAGCGGCCAGCGGCGCTTCCGCTACGGCACGGGGCGGGACCTCCTGCTCGGAGCCCGCTTCGTTCAGGCGGACGGCACCGTGACATGGGGCGGCTCCAAGGTCGTCAAGTCGGTGACCGGCTACGACATCCCGAAGCTTTTGACCGGCTCGCTCGGCACCCTCGGCGTCATCGTCGAGGCGACGCTCAGGCTCCATCCCGTTCAACCCGCCTCCGGATCATGGCTCTTCTCCTTCACCTCGCGCGAGGCCGCGGGCTCGCTCGCCGCCGCCGTCCTCGCCTCCAGCCTCGAGCCCGAGCGCCTGGCGTGGCTCAATGCCGGGGCGCTCGAGCGCGTCGGGAGCGAGAGGGCCGAAGCGGCGCTGGCCGTGTCGGTCGCGACGGTGGCCGAGGCGGTGACGTCTCAGGGCGCCCTACTCGGCTCGATGGCGTCGCGACTCGGCGCGCGAGTCTCGGCGCTCGACGAGGGCTTCTGGACCCGGGTGGGCGGCGGGCTCGCGAGCTCCACCGTGGTGAAGCTCGCGAGTGAGATCCGCCGCCTGCCGTTCTGGGCCGGTGAGGTGGAGCGAGTGATATCCCGCCACGGCCTGACGGTGTCGCTCGTGGGCGAGGCGGGCAATGGGATTCTTCGCGCCGCAGTCGAGGGGAGTGTCTCCCCGGACACGTGGGCGAGGGAGATCGTGGCGCCGCTTCGAGAGGCCCTCGCGGCCGAGGGCGGGAGTCTCGTGGTCGAGCGGGCGCCCCTCGACCTGAAGCGCGCCGCCGACGTCTGGGGACCGGTCCCGGAAACGGCGCTCGCCGTGATGAGGCGGCTCAAGACGGAGTTCGACCCGCGCGGGGTGCTGAACCCTGGGCGCTTCGTAGGCGGCCTATGA
- a CDS encoding (Fe-S)-binding protein, translated as MSTVTAGAGAGAFDTTDAPSMEGLRACVHCGICLPQCPTYRVLGQEMDSPRGRIYLMRAAAEGRIGLTPVLARHLDLCLGCRGCETACPSGVPFGQLLEATRGQLERQGIRAPESDHATRRWALETFPYPARLAPLLWGLRFYQASGLQGLVRGSGVLSPWKRLKSMEALLPAMSSAAPLPEYIPARGKPRGRAGLLTGCVQRFFYSDVNARTAGLLSAAGWDVVVPRAQGCCGALHLHAGRLDEFRGMASRIMAVFGEVVDVVVTNAAGCGSALKEYGHWLPDEGGPAFAAKVKDICEVLVESDLPLGEIKETVAYHDACHLVHGQKVRAQPRELLRRIPGLTVVDIKDSDLCCGSAGIYNLTEPAMAEKLGRMKVERIRETGARMVAAGNPGCLMQIAKQAREMGFELEVVHPVDLLARALRDA; from the coding sequence ATGAGCACGGTGACGGCCGGTGCCGGCGCCGGCGCATTTGACACCACCGACGCGCCGTCCATGGAGGGGTTGAGAGCCTGCGTTCACTGCGGCATCTGCCTTCCGCAGTGCCCGACCTACCGCGTTCTCGGTCAGGAGATGGACTCCCCGCGCGGCCGCATCTACCTCATGCGCGCGGCGGCCGAAGGCCGCATCGGGCTCACGCCGGTCCTGGCGCGCCACCTCGACCTCTGCCTCGGCTGTCGCGGCTGCGAGACGGCCTGTCCCTCCGGAGTCCCATTCGGGCAGCTCCTTGAGGCGACCCGCGGTCAGCTGGAGCGGCAGGGCATCCGCGCGCCTGAGAGCGACCACGCGACCAGGCGCTGGGCGCTCGAGACCTTTCCGTACCCGGCCCGGCTGGCGCCGCTTCTCTGGGGGCTCCGCTTCTACCAGGCTTCGGGGCTCCAGGGCCTCGTGCGCGGGTCGGGTGTGCTGTCGCCGTGGAAAAGACTCAAATCCATGGAGGCGCTGCTGCCCGCGATGTCGTCGGCCGCCCCGCTTCCCGAGTACATTCCCGCGCGCGGCAAGCCCCGGGGGCGCGCGGGGCTTCTGACCGGCTGCGTCCAGCGCTTCTTCTATTCGGACGTCAATGCGCGGACCGCGGGGCTGCTCTCGGCCGCCGGATGGGATGTGGTCGTGCCGCGGGCCCAGGGCTGCTGCGGGGCGCTCCACCTCCACGCGGGAAGACTCGACGAGTTCCGTGGAATGGCCTCGCGCATCATGGCTGTCTTCGGCGAGGTCGTGGACGTGGTGGTGACCAATGCGGCCGGCTGCGGCTCGGCGCTCAAGGAGTACGGTCACTGGCTTCCGGATGAGGGTGGGCCGGCCTTCGCGGCGAAGGTCAAGGACATCTGCGAAGTGCTGGTCGAGTCGGATCTTCCTCTCGGGGAGATCAAGGAGACCGTCGCCTACCACGACGCCTGCCACCTGGTGCACGGCCAGAAGGTGCGCGCCCAGCCGCGCGAGCTCCTGCGCCGGATACCCGGGCTGACCGTGGTGGACATCAAGGATTCCGACCTGTGCTGCGGCAGCGCCGGGATCTACAATCTCACCGAGCCCGCCATGGCCGAGAAGCTCGGCCGGATGAAGGTCGAGCGCATACGCGAGACCGGCGCGCGCATGGTGGCGGCGGGCAACCCGGGCTGTCTCATGCAGATCGCGAAGCAGGCGCGTGAGATGGGCTTCGAGCTCGAGGTCGTCCACCCGGTCGATCTCCTGGCGCGCGCGCTGAGGGATGCATGA
- a CDS encoding cupin domain-containing protein: MKIRIEDHVKFDGAKMAKLALATTARAQLDLYCVAPGQYQKPHTHADQDKIYYVLEGAGRFSLGGKEERVAAGEALVAAAGVEHGLFNDGADPLLVLVVVTPPPPHGTASHESGAKS, encoded by the coding sequence ATGAAGATCAGGATCGAAGACCACGTCAAATTCGATGGCGCCAAGATGGCCAAGCTCGCGTTGGCGACGACGGCACGCGCGCAGCTCGACCTCTACTGCGTGGCGCCCGGCCAGTACCAGAAGCCCCACACCCACGCCGACCAGGACAAGATCTACTACGTGCTCGAGGGCGCCGGGCGTTTCTCTCTCGGCGGCAAGGAGGAGCGCGTGGCAGCCGGCGAGGCGCTCGTCGCGGCCGCCGGAGTCGAGCACGGGCTCTTCAACGACGGCGCCGATCCGCTGCTGGTCCTGGTGGTCGTGACGCCGCCGCCTCCCCACGGGACGGCGTCTCATGAATCGGGAGCCAAGTCGTGA
- a CDS encoding (Fe-S)-binding protein: MRASIMITCLGDMFFPEVGVAMVTLLRRLGVTVEFPQGQTCCGMPLFNSGYHHDAAVVAARTVGLFAGAEHVVVPSGSCAWMVKTEYPGLLKHDPALKAAAEALAKKTYELSQFLVDVLGVTNVESSFRGKVTYHDSCHLLRGLGESRAPRTLLKGVKGCELVELPGSDECCGFGGSFSVRLPEVSTAVLDKKLANAEGTGVDCLVACDAGCLMQMGGGLTRRGSRVRAVHLAQVLAPAEVP, from the coding sequence GTGAGGGCCTCGATCATGATTACCTGTCTCGGCGACATGTTCTTCCCCGAGGTGGGAGTGGCCATGGTCACGCTCCTGCGGCGCCTGGGCGTGACCGTGGAGTTCCCCCAGGGACAGACCTGCTGCGGGATGCCGCTCTTCAACTCGGGCTATCACCACGACGCGGCGGTCGTGGCGGCGCGGACGGTCGGGCTCTTCGCGGGCGCGGAGCACGTGGTCGTGCCCTCCGGCTCCTGCGCCTGGATGGTCAAGACCGAGTACCCGGGGCTCCTCAAGCACGATCCGGCGCTGAAGGCGGCGGCCGAGGCCCTGGCGAAGAAGACCTACGAGCTGTCGCAGTTCCTGGTGGACGTCCTCGGCGTGACCAACGTCGAGTCCTCGTTCAGGGGCAAGGTCACCTACCACGACTCCTGCCATCTGCTCCGCGGCCTGGGCGAGTCGCGCGCGCCGCGGACGTTGCTCAAGGGCGTCAAGGGCTGCGAGCTGGTGGAGCTGCCGGGCTCGGACGAGTGCTGCGGATTCGGCGGCTCCTTTTCGGTGAGGCTGCCCGAAGTGTCCACTGCGGTCCTCGACAAGAAGCTGGCCAACGCGGAGGGCACGGGCGTCGACTGTCTCGTTGCCTGCGACGCCGGCTGTCTCATGCAGATGGGCGGCGGGCTCACGCGACGGGGATCGCGCGTGCGCGCGGTGCATCTCGCGCAGGTCCTGGCGCCGGCGGAAGTGCCGTGA
- a CDS encoding LutB/LldF family L-lactate oxidation iron-sulfur protein, with product MSDASLRTPFPARAHAALEDAHLQEALGIATTKFIGLRKEAFAGFPEGEALRDRARAIKEGTLQQLDRHLERLADNIERLGGHVHWAATGDEARDIVLRLCRENGVRMAVKSKSMATEEIELNDALEAAGVKPIETDLGEYIIQLAHEKPSHIIAPAIHKTKGQVADLFSKELGGRFEADPEVLTAVARKELRQKFLDADMGITGANFAVAETGTIVLVTNEGNGRMVTSLPRIHVAVMGMEKVIPTMTDLMVFLAILARSATGQKLSSYTTLVRGPRQPGESEGPEELHLILMDNGRTRQIAGTLREALYCLRCGACLNVCPVYRQIGGHAYGYTYPGPIGILLTAMLKGAASVKDLAHASSLCGACKDVCPVRIDIPRMLVDLREQLDREKIASWPERMLFRVARRIMTSPALFRLGATLGRIAQRPFVRNGRLRGLPLFFGKWTRTRDLPPVASRTFSERWPELENSKDLERP from the coding sequence GTGAGCGACGCGAGCCTCCGGACTCCGTTCCCGGCGCGGGCGCACGCGGCGCTCGAGGACGCGCACCTGCAGGAGGCGCTCGGCATCGCGACGACCAAGTTCATCGGCCTCCGGAAGGAGGCCTTCGCGGGCTTCCCGGAGGGCGAGGCGCTCCGCGACAGGGCGCGCGCCATCAAGGAGGGGACGCTCCAGCAGCTGGACCGCCACCTCGAGCGCCTGGCCGACAACATCGAGCGGCTGGGCGGCCACGTCCACTGGGCGGCGACGGGGGACGAAGCGCGCGATATCGTCCTGCGCCTCTGCCGCGAGAATGGCGTCCGGATGGCCGTCAAGAGCAAGTCGATGGCGACGGAGGAGATCGAGCTCAACGACGCTCTCGAGGCGGCCGGCGTCAAGCCCATCGAGACCGACCTGGGGGAGTACATCATCCAGCTCGCCCACGAGAAGCCCTCGCACATCATCGCCCCCGCCATCCACAAGACCAAGGGGCAGGTCGCCGATCTCTTCTCGAAGGAGCTGGGCGGCCGCTTCGAGGCCGACCCGGAGGTGCTGACCGCCGTTGCCCGGAAGGAGCTCCGGCAGAAGTTCCTCGACGCCGACATGGGCATTACCGGCGCGAACTTCGCCGTGGCGGAGACCGGGACCATCGTCCTCGTGACCAACGAGGGCAACGGGCGCATGGTCACCTCACTGCCGAGGATCCACGTGGCCGTCATGGGTATGGAGAAGGTCATCCCGACCATGACGGATTTGATGGTCTTCCTCGCCATCCTGGCGCGGAGCGCGACGGGGCAGAAGCTCTCCTCCTACACGACGCTCGTGCGCGGCCCGCGCCAGCCCGGCGAGAGCGAGGGGCCGGAAGAGCTCCACCTGATCCTGATGGACAACGGCCGCACCCGCCAGATCGCGGGGACGCTGCGCGAGGCGCTGTACTGCCTGCGCTGCGGCGCGTGTCTCAACGTCTGCCCCGTCTACCGCCAGATCGGCGGTCACGCGTACGGCTACACGTACCCAGGTCCCATCGGCATCCTGCTGACGGCCATGCTCAAGGGCGCGGCCTCGGTCAAGGACCTCGCCCACGCCTCGTCCCTCTGCGGCGCGTGCAAGGACGTCTGCCCGGTGCGCATCGACATCCCGCGGATGCTGGTGGACCTCCGCGAGCAGCTCGACAGGGAGAAGATCGCGTCGTGGCCCGAACGGATGCTCTTCAGGGTGGCTCGGCGGATCATGACGTCGCCCGCGCTCTTCCGCCTCGGCGCGACACTCGGCCGCATCGCCCAGAGGCCCTTTGTCAGGAACGGCAGGCTCAGGGGGCTTCCGCTCTTCTTCGGAAAGTGGACGCGCACCCGCGACCTGCCGCCTGTCGCGTCCCGCACCTTCAGCGAGCGCTGGCCAGAGCTCGAAAACTCGAAAGACCTCGAGCGGCCATGA
- a CDS encoding lactate utilization protein, with the protein MTTRAEFLGSIRQEMAKTRGLFEARPVPRPAGAGQAAEVVRRQMLERWPPALERFREEFERVAGVFHRVSSMDEVPGVIRRIAQERQATSVLSWHPEALGLDLRGSLGADGFAVTVAPDGDPDAAARASHRDAAARAEIGVTGVDWALAETGTLVLVSGRGRPRSTSLLPATHVAVFGHDRLVESLEQVGVMLEALHVNPALSMSGAVINFITGPSRTADIELTLTRGVHGPKEVHAIFVETPNFVKTQ; encoded by the coding sequence ATGACGACCCGCGCCGAGTTTCTCGGGAGCATCCGTCAGGAGATGGCCAAGACGCGCGGCCTGTTCGAAGCGCGGCCCGTGCCGCGTCCCGCCGGCGCCGGACAGGCCGCCGAGGTCGTCAGGCGCCAGATGCTCGAGCGCTGGCCCCCGGCCCTCGAGCGCTTTCGCGAAGAGTTCGAGCGCGTCGCCGGCGTCTTCCACCGGGTTTCGAGCATGGACGAGGTCCCGGGGGTGATACGTCGCATCGCCCAGGAGCGCCAGGCGACGAGCGTCCTGTCATGGCATCCGGAAGCGCTGGGCCTCGACCTCCGCGGGAGCCTGGGGGCGGACGGGTTCGCGGTTACCGTGGCTCCGGACGGCGACCCTGACGCGGCGGCGCGCGCGAGCCACCGGGACGCCGCGGCCCGCGCCGAGATCGGCGTGACCGGCGTCGACTGGGCCCTGGCGGAGACCGGCACGCTCGTTCTCGTGTCGGGCAGGGGACGGCCGCGCTCGACATCGCTCCTGCCGGCGACGCATGTGGCCGTCTTCGGGCACGACAGGCTGGTCGAGTCGCTGGAGCAGGTCGGGGTCATGCTGGAGGCTCTTCACGTCAACCCAGCGCTCAGCATGTCGGGCGCCGTCATCAACTTCATCACCGGCCCCTCGCGCACCGCCGACATCGAGCTGACGCTCACGCGCGGCGTCCACGGGCCGAAGGAAGTTCACGCCATCTTCGTGGAGACGCCCAACTTCGTGAAGACCCAATGA
- a CDS encoding DUF2203 domain-containing protein yields the protein MTERLFTAAEINALIPRLSDLMGEAMELHRRASALQEALGEERERIRVSGGAMVDQRDWKARAERLDGYAIEVKQVLQQVLDMGGVTKDLEMGLVDFPGLVPQVAGSQPVNLCWKHGEDAVRFWHGFDEGYGQRRPLP from the coding sequence ATGACCGAGCGCCTCTTCACGGCGGCCGAGATCAACGCGCTGATCCCGCGGCTCAGCGATCTCATGGGCGAGGCGATGGAGCTCCACCGGAGAGCAAGCGCGCTCCAGGAGGCGCTCGGTGAGGAGCGCGAGCGGATCAGGGTCTCGGGCGGCGCCATGGTGGACCAGCGCGACTGGAAGGCGCGGGCCGAGAGGCTCGATGGCTACGCGATCGAGGTCAAGCAGGTGCTCCAGCAGGTCCTCGACATGGGCGGCGTGACGAAGGACCTCGAGATGGGGTTGGTGGACTTTCCAGGGCTGGTGCCCCAGGTGGCGGGGTCCCAGCCGGTCAATCTCTGCTGGAAGCACGGGGAGGACGCGGTCCGCTTCTGGCACGGCTTCGACGAGGGGTATGGGCAGAGGAGGCCGCTCCCGTGA